In Neochlamydia sp. AcF84, one genomic interval encodes:
- a CDS encoding transposase yields the protein MKPIKLDNKQSRLFKSRFSDELNLDHPLIQLSKLIEWKQLEEEFDKLFVEKIGQPAKPVRLVVGLFILQHMYGLSDVNVVHRWVENPYWQYFCGYEFWHHALPIHPTSLIRWRSRLGEAGLSKILQGTIAAAVLTGAVKKKALKKSLPIQP from the coding sequence ATGAAACCAATCAAGCTAGATAACAAACAAAGCCGTCTTTTTAAATCTCGATTTAGCGATGAACTCAATCTAGATCATCCTCTTATCCAGCTATCCAAATTGATTGAATGGAAGCAGCTGGAAGAAGAGTTTGATAAGCTGTTTGTAGAAAAGATAGGGCAGCCAGCTAAGCCTGTAAGGCTAGTTGTAGGGCTCTTTATCTTGCAGCATATGTATGGGCTTTCGGATGTAAATGTGGTGCATCGATGGGTAGAAAATCCTTATTGGCAATACTTTTGTGGGTATGAGTTTTGGCATCATGCGCTGCCTATTCATCCTACTTCTTTAATTAGATGGAGATCTAGATTAGGCGAAGCTGGACTTAGCAAGATTTTACAAGGGACGATTGCAGCAGCTGTTCTGACAGGCGCAGTGAAAAAAAAAGCTTTAAAAAAGTCATTGCCGATACAACCGTAA
- a CDS encoding YjbH domain-containing protein, translating to MGAEDQAERLFNDLIVIEYVNRKLSEKMPVTYDFYQQGGYFNMPSARMGEPGEIGVGYSHVHPYKNFSLRAQLFSRLEVSGSYRIFKGVADPILTPLGFGDLSDKGANLKFALLLPEESGYKLPGVAVGLQDFMGTKNFIANYIVFTQVLLNQNLEVSLGYGTKRLKKWFGGIVWMPFRQSQQSYLKNLALVAEYDATPYKDPEIEKHPRGRVKKSPINFGLKYRLAGQYDLAVSYIKGHTLAFSLSTFYNFGTTKGFLPKVGTPLPYKAPVNREPIGELRPPFILAQELINAFREQGFEILQIRLANQNTSVCRPTALRIHLINRLFRSEYDVQEQLSYLLAGLIPNDIEKVNIVVESDLGFPVQEYHYHMKWVRQFGEGKRGAQELDLLTHKTELSFSPTREDLQLFKNTRSGFNFELLPKTHSFFGSSRGKMKYSLGLNAGFNGFLAGDVYYSVLLGWNIFSNLHHISPVDRLNPSHLIHVRTDMIRYFQQKGLTVDEAYLQKNWNMGKGWYSRVALGLFEEEYGGLATEFLYCPLNKPLAVGIEGALVGKRALNGVWFTNKIRQLKFSTPHFYTLTHKKFIGSQYFLNLYYNWEWANVNLKLKAGKFLANDWGIRGEVSRKFKSGLTITIWYTHTNGHDVINGSVYHDKGVAFSMPLDVFYTCYARDYWRYGLSAWLRDVGVTAFTGRDLYDLIQDERWKISTQSSPF from the coding sequence ATGGGCGCTGAAGATCAAGCGGAGAGGCTTTTTAACGATCTTATCGTTATTGAATATGTTAACCGTAAGCTTTCTGAAAAGATGCCTGTAACTTATGATTTTTATCAGCAGGGCGGTTATTTTAATATGCCCTCAGCACGTATGGGAGAGCCAGGTGAGATAGGTGTAGGATATTCCCATGTCCATCCTTATAAAAACTTTAGCTTAAGAGCTCAACTATTTAGCAGACTTGAAGTCTCAGGAAGCTATAGGATCTTTAAGGGAGTGGCCGACCCAATTTTAACGCCGCTTGGTTTTGGAGATTTATCCGATAAAGGGGCCAATTTAAAATTTGCTCTCCTACTTCCTGAAGAGAGTGGCTATAAGCTGCCTGGTGTAGCTGTAGGCTTGCAAGACTTCATGGGGACTAAAAATTTTATAGCTAATTATATAGTCTTTACCCAAGTGTTACTTAACCAGAACTTGGAAGTAAGCTTAGGATATGGCACTAAGCGCTTAAAAAAATGGTTTGGAGGGATTGTGTGGATGCCTTTTCGGCAAAGTCAGCAAAGTTACCTTAAAAATCTTGCTTTGGTTGCAGAGTATGACGCTACCCCGTATAAAGATCCAGAAATAGAAAAGCATCCACGAGGAAGGGTAAAAAAAAGCCCTATAAATTTTGGCCTTAAATATCGATTAGCAGGCCAGTACGATTTGGCTGTTAGCTATATCAAAGGGCACACTTTAGCTTTTTCCTTGTCAACTTTTTACAATTTCGGCACGACTAAAGGTTTTCTTCCTAAAGTTGGGACTCCTCTACCTTATAAGGCCCCCGTTAACCGTGAACCTATAGGAGAGTTAAGGCCTCCTTTTATTCTTGCTCAAGAACTTATCAATGCTTTTCGAGAGCAAGGTTTTGAAATCCTACAAATTAGGCTTGCTAATCAAAACACCTCTGTCTGTCGCCCAACAGCTTTGCGGATTCATTTAATCAATCGTCTTTTTCGTTCGGAATATGATGTGCAAGAGCAGCTGTCTTATCTTCTAGCTGGGCTGATCCCCAATGATATAGAAAAAGTTAACATAGTCGTGGAATCGGACTTAGGTTTTCCTGTGCAAGAATATCACTATCATATGAAGTGGGTCAGGCAATTTGGCGAGGGGAAAAGAGGCGCGCAAGAATTAGATTTATTAACCCATAAAACAGAGCTTTCCTTCTCACCGACAAGGGAAGATTTACAGCTGTTCAAAAATACTCGTTCTGGCTTTAATTTTGAACTGCTTCCTAAGACCCATTCTTTTTTTGGTAGTTCTCGTGGCAAAATGAAGTACTCGCTAGGGTTAAACGCTGGTTTTAATGGCTTCTTGGCAGGAGATGTTTATTATAGTGTATTACTTGGGTGGAATATTTTTTCTAATCTTCATCATATTTCTCCCGTTGATCGGTTGAATCCTTCGCATCTTATCCATGTGCGTACAGACATGATTCGCTATTTCCAACAAAAAGGATTAACTGTTGATGAGGCATATCTTCAAAAAAATTGGAATATGGGTAAAGGGTGGTATAGCCGAGTAGCCTTGGGACTCTTTGAAGAGGAATATGGCGGTTTAGCGACAGAATTTTTATATTGTCCACTTAATAAGCCCTTGGCGGTAGGTATAGAAGGTGCTTTAGTGGGAAAGCGTGCATTAAATGGTGTTTGGTTTACGAATAAAATTCGCCAATTAAAATTCTCTACCCCTCATTTTTACACGCTCACTCATAAAAAATTTATTGGCTCCCAATATTTTCTGAATCTTTACTATAATTGGGAATGGGCGAATGTAAACCTTAAATTAAAAGCAGGAAAATTCCTTGCTAACGACTGGGGCATCCGCGGGGAGGTGTCTCGCAAATTTAAGAGTGGGCTTACCATCACTATTTGGTATACTCATACTAATGGCCATGATGTCATTAATGGTTCTGTTTATCATGATAAAGGGGTAGCTTTTTCCATGCCCTTGGATGTCTTCTATACCTGCTATGCTCGTGATTACTGGCGCTATGGGCTTTCTGCGTGGCTACGAGATGTAGGGGTGACAGCTTTCACGGGCCGAGATCTTTATGATCTCATCCAGGATGAGCGCTGGAAGATTTCTACTCAAAGCAGTCCTTTCTAA
- a CDS encoding F-box protein: MVNTLTNADSHKNGITISPNDSTITSIKQLPNELLLHIFSFLQAFDLLEVELTCHQWKNLAHDETLWKDLCRKHFEKCWVDEKPYKESYFVAHRTKREHEKLMAFLGSLKKVERNFELAKYIGLP, from the coding sequence ATGGTAAATACATTGACAAATGCTGATAGCCATAAAAATGGGATAACTATTTCCCCCAATGATTCTACTATTACATCTATAAAACAACTGCCAAATGAGCTGCTACTGCATATTTTTTCTTTTCTGCAAGCTTTCGACCTCTTAGAAGTTGAACTAACATGCCATCAATGGAAAAATTTGGCCCACGACGAGACTTTATGGAAGGATCTTTGTCGAAAGCATTTTGAAAAATGCTGGGTTGATGAGAAGCCTTACAAAGAGAGCTATTTTGTAGCCCATCGAACAAAGCGTGAACACGAAAAATTAATGGCATTCTTAGGATCTTTAAAAAAGGTGGAGCGAAATTTTGAGTTAGCAAAATATATAGGTCTGCCGTGA
- a CDS encoding F-box protein — translation MVNTLTNADNHKNGTTISPNDSAVTSIKQLPDELLVHIFSFLQAFDLLEVELTCHQWKNLAHDETLWKNLYQKNYETDLPDEGPYKESYFAAHRVEQRNKKIDEIFRSLKHVERNFELAKYIGLP, via the coding sequence ATGGTAAATACATTGACAAATGCTGATAACCATAAAAATGGGACGACTATTTCCCCCAATGATTCTGCTGTTACATCTATAAAACAGCTGCCCGATGAGCTGCTAGTGCATATTTTTTCTTTTTTGCAAGCTTTCGACCTCTTAGAAGTTGAACTGACATGCCATCAATGGAAAAATTTGGCCCACGACGAGACTTTATGGAAAAATTTATATCAAAAGAATTATGAAACAGATTTGCCCGATGAGGGACCCTACAAAGAAAGCTATTTTGCAGCCCATCGAGTAGAGCAAAGAAATAAAAAAATTGATGAAATTTTTCGGTCCTTAAAACATGTGGAGCGAAATTTTGAGTTAGCAAAATACATAGGTCTGCCATGA